One Solanum lycopersicum chromosome 4, SLM_r2.1 DNA window includes the following coding sequences:
- the LOC101261324 gene encoding QWRF motif-containing protein 2 — protein MVAAVSTTKPNQKVTSNGLSYQNPKRPPLLPSEAQNGPSRKPKSREVTSRYLSTSSSSSVSTTSSSNTSTTYSSSSNTIASLRTPSPMGTRTVRPAATPVQNSGSVKRSQSVDRRRPVTPASTEKSAAAKQLLNSSRSLSVSFQGQSFSIPVSKAKPPPATNNIGNVRRGTPERRKVTADFVTPERRKVSANFVTPERKKATADFYTPERSKVAAELSTPARDRTENVKTSDQHRWPGRSKSLNSSFLTRSMDCGSIDKPKFGSGSVTSSSMKSVIDIYHRARIEAKLKPQSDNDEVDMKSAYGSAMSADTLASDSESVSSGSTSGVHDGPSVIHGRGGPRGIVVPARFWQETNNRIRRGPELGSSMDNGNLKTVASSKQMGNKKFLTDSPRTSARVVPASRGLGSPLRGGLRPASPSKTLTPSANTPLRGMPSPTRTKNGSMGSTSNNSCIMPSILSFAADARRGKVGENRIVDAHELRLLYNRNLQWRFVNAQAEAALRAQTTTAERTLYNAWLTTLKLRHSVKSKRIQLQLLRKNVKLHSILKGQGPCLENWSMIDGDHCNSLSGTICALEASTIRLPVVEGARAEVQNVKDAISSAVDVMQAMGSSMYSLLPKVEQVDSMVCELADVVASERALLDQCRDILSSMTALQVKECSLKTHLLQIKDAVCCSTTEV, from the exons ATGGTGGCTGCAGTATCAACAACAAAGCCCAATCAGAAGGTCACATCTAATGGTTTGAGTTACCAGAATCCGAAAAGACCGCCATTGTTGCCTTCAGAAGCTCAGAATGGACCTTCTAGAAAACCGAAATCTAGAGAGGTTACTTCAAGGTATCTTTCgacttcttcttcatcttctgtCTCAACGACGTCGTCTTCGAATACTTCGACTACTTACTCTTCATCGTCTAATACGATTGCCTCACTGAGGACTCCATCGCCGATGGGGACTAGGACGGTTCGACCTGCTGCGACGCCGGTTCAAAATTCCGGTTCAGTTAAACGGTCACAGTCGGTGGACCGGAGACGACCGGTAACGCCAGCGTCTACGGAGAAGTCTGCTGCGGCGAAGCAGCTGTTGAATTCCAGTAGGAGTTTATCCGTTTCCTTTCAAGGTCAGTCTTTCTCTATACCTGTTAGTAAGGCAAAGCCCCCTCCTGCGACGAACAATATTGGAAATGTGAGGAGGGGTACGCCGGAGAGGAGGAAAGTTACTGCGGATTTTGTCACGCCGGAGAGGAGGAAGGTTTCTGCGAATTTTGTCACGCCGGAGAGGAAGAAAGCTACAGCGGATTTTTATACACCAGAGAGGAGTAAAGTTGCGGCGGAATTGAGCACACCAGCGAGAGATCGGACTGAGAATGTCaagacaagtgatcagcatagGTGGCCAGGGAGGTCAAAGTCACTAAATTCAAGTTTTCTGACACGAAGCATGGATTGTGGTTCTATTGACAAGCCTAAATTTGGATCCGGAAGTGTCACTAGTTCGTCAATGAAGTCGGTGATTGATATATATCATAGAGCTAGAATTGAAGCTAAATTGAAACCTCAAAGTGATAATGATGAGGTCGATATGAAGTCAGCTTATGGATCAGCTATGTCTGCTGATACATTGGCTTCAGATAGTGAAAGTGTCTCTTCAGGGAGTACTTCAGGTGTCCATGATGGTCCGAGTGTTATTCATGGACGAGGAGGTCCCCGTGGTATAGTTGTGCCTGCTAGGTTTTGGCAAGAGACTAACAACAGAATCAGACGAGGGCCAGAACTTGGTTCTTCTATGGACAATGGCAATTTGAAAACAGTGGCTTCTTCTAAGCAAATGGGAAACAAGAAGTTTCTGACTGATAGCCCCAGAACATCAGCCCGGGTTGTCCCAGCTTCTAGAGGTCTAGGGTCTCCTCTTCGAGGGGGTCTAAGACCAGCATCACCAAGTAAGACATTGACACCATCTGCTAATACTCCTTTAAGAGGGATGCCAAGTCCTACAAGAACAAAAAATGGTTCCATGGGTTCAACATCTAATAATTCATGTATCATGCCCTCAATTTTGAGTTTTGCTGCTGATGCAAGAAGAGGGAAGGTAGGGGAAAACCGGATAGTTGATGCACATGAGTTAAGGCTTCTATATAATCGGAACCTGCAATGGCGATTTGTCAATGCACAAGCAGAAGCTGCTCTGAGGGCACAGACAACAACAGCAgag AGGACCCTGTACAATGCTTGGTTGACGACTTTAAAATTGCGGCATTCTGTGAAGTCCAAAAGAATTCAGCTGCAGCTGCTGCGGAAAAATGTGAAGCTGCATTCCATCCTCAAAGGACAA GGGCCATGTTTGGAAAATTGGAGTATGATTGATGGAGACCATTGCAATTCATTGTCAGGGACCATATGTGCTCTGGAAGCCAGCACTATTCGTCTCCCTGTTGTGGAAGGAGCTAGG GCAGAAGTTCAAAATGTTAAAGATGCTATTTCTTCAGCCGTTGACGTGATGCAGGCAATGGGATCCTCAATGTATTCTTTGCTGCCCAAG